In a single window of the Coffea eugenioides isolate CCC68of chromosome 3, Ceug_1.0, whole genome shotgun sequence genome:
- the LOC113765443 gene encoding MDIS1-interacting receptor like kinase 2-like isoform X2 gives MLPNFITEVFVFMFILVLHTLAPSFPPKVCASAFAEEAAALLKWKASFANQNSSLLISWNIKPTKAKNSSSPCTWASVSCNIDGSVNRLNLTNSNVSTTLYDFPFSSLPNLEYVDLSMNELFGSIPAQIGNLSKLIYLDFSINQLSQEIPPEIGLLQNLQVLHLNENQLSGPIPEELSHLVYLTEVDLNTNHINGTIPSSLANLVNLTYLSLYGNLLSGSIPPEIGNLSNLVTAFLSSNLLTGSIPPDLGNLSKLETLFLFQNNLSGSIPVELGQLKSLQNLSLFGNNLIGTIPTSLGNLTNLTVLHLYDNQLSGSIPEELSNLELLTDLELDRNELNGSIPKSFGDLSNLEFLFLRENQLSGSIPEELGKLAKLAVMEMDTNQFSGHLPEHLCQNGTLQNFTGNRLTGNLSEMFGIYPNLNFMDLSNNEFYGGLSGNWGRCPNLAALLLADNHITGQIPSELGNASQLHVLDLSSNDFTGEIPKQVMMLASMLNLYLQNNQLFGNIPEEVGQLKNLLYLDLSANFLRGSIPENFGGFQQLFYLNLSNNNLSQQIPPQMGELTRLSILDLSHNYITGEIPSEFRSLQSLEILNLSHNYLSGFLPKALAELPGSLHINISFNNFEGPIPYGKAFKNITIEELRGNKGLCGNITGLQVCESPQLSRKHVNGKGFNLVLVIVLPLLGSLLLLCAFFGALKVCRQRKRKTTENVEDADLFSITTYDGRAMYREIIKATEEFSEIFCIGEGGFGSVYKTILPPSNLVAVKRLHLLPEKVYFNTFLNEIRALTNIKHRNIVKLYGFCSNSKHSFLVYEYLERGSLAKIFSVDEEAKELDWEKRVNIIKGVAHALSYMHHDCTPSIVHRDISSNNVLLDSEYEACLSDFGTAKFLRKDSSNWTTLAGTLGYVAPELAYTMRVTEKCDVYSFGILTLETIKGTHPGDIVANLMSSTPGNIELKDLLDQRLPHPTEETEKILISTIKLAKACLHVNPESRPTMHMISSLLSVGAPCRQQVGKY, from the exons ATGCTTCCAAATTTCATTACAGAGGTTTTcgtttttatgtttattttagTGCTACATACACTAGCCCCATCATTTCCTCCCAAAGTTTGTGCATCAGCTTTTGCGGAAGAGGCTGCTGCCCTCTTAAAATGGAAAGCCAGTTTTGCCAACCAGAATAGTTCCCTCTTGATTTCATGGAATATTAAGCCTACCAAAGCCAAGAATTCTTCCAGCCCTTGCACTTGGGCTAGTGTTTCATGCAATATTGATGGAAGTGTCAACAGACTGAACCTCACAAATTCCAATGTCAGCACGACACTCTATGACTTCCCATTTTCATCCTTGCCAAACCTTGAATACGTTGATCTTTCCATGAATGAACTTTTTGGCAGCATACCGGCCCAGATTGGTAATCTTTCCAAGCTCATTTATCTCGATTTCTCGATCAATCAGCTGTCACAAGAAATCCCACCTGAAATTGGCTTGTTACAAAATCTTCAAGTCCTCCATCTGAACGAAAATCAATTGTCTGGTCCAATTCCTGAGGAATTGAGCCATTTAGTCTATCTTACTGAGGTTGATTTGAATACCAATCATATCAATGGCACAATTCCATCTTCCTTGGCAAATTTGGTTAACTTGACATACTTGTCTTTGTATGGAAACCTATTATCTGGTTCCATTCCTCCAGAAATAGGAAACTTATCCAATCTTGTCACTGCTTTTTTGAGCTCTAACCTTCTAACAGGTTCAATTCCACCTGATCTAGGTAACCTCAGTAAGTTGGAGACCTTGTTCCTTTTCCAAAACAATCTGTCCGGTTCCATTCCAGTTGAGTTAGGGCAGTTGAAATCACTTCAAAATTTGAGCTTGTTCGGAAATAATCTCATTGGCACAATTCCAACATCACTGGGTAATCTGACGAATTTGACTGTCCTCCATCTCTATGATAACCAACTCTCAGGCTCAATTCCTGAAGAGTTGAGCAACCTAGAGCTACTTACAGATTTGGAACTAGACAGGAATGAACTGAACGGTTCTATTCCTAAATCATTTGGTGATCTGAGCAACCTGGAATTTCTGTTTCTCCGTGAAAACCAGCTTTCTGGTTCCATTCCAGAGGAGCTAGGGAAGTTGGCAAAGTTGGCTGTGATGGAGATGGATACAAATCAATTCTCTGGTCATCTGCCGGAACATCTTTGCCAAAATGGAACACTTCAGAACTTCACG GGAAACCGGCTGACTGGGAATCTGTCAGAGATGTTTGGTATCTACCCGAACTTGAATTTCATGGATCTTAGCAACAATGAATTCTATGGCGGACTTTCTGGCAACTGGGGTAGATGCCCAAACTTGGCAGCTCTTTTGCTTGCCGACAATCACATCACAGGTCAGATCCCTTCAGAGCTGGGAAATGCATCTCAACTTCATGTACTTGATTTGTCTTCCAATGACTTTACTGGGGAAATTCCAAAGCAAGTTATGATGCTGGCTTCTATGCTCAATCTGTATCTACAAAATAACCAACTTTTTGGCAATATACCTGAAGAAGTAGGTCAGCTAAAAAATCTGCTTTATCTTGACCTGTCAGCAAATTTCTTGCGTGGATCTATCCCAGAAAATTTTGGAGGTTTCCAGCAATTATTTTACCTGAATTTGAGCAACAACAACTTGAGTCAACAGATTCCACCTCAGATGGGTGAGTTAACTCGACTTTCTATCTTGGATCTGAGTCATAATTACATCACAGGAGAAATACCATCTGAATTCAGAAGTTTACAGAGTCTAGAGATATTGAATCTTTCCCATAATTACCTCTCTGGTTTCCTTCCAAAGGCTTTGGCAGAGCTGCCTGGTTCTTTGCATATTAACATATCTTTCAATAACTTTGAGGGTCCAATTCCTTACGGCAAAGCCTTTAAAAATATTACCATAGAAGAACTGAGGGGAAACAAAGGTTTGTGTGGCAATATTACTGGTTTACAAGTATGTGAAAGTCCTCAATTGAGTAGAAAGCATGTAAACGGTAAGGGGTTCAATCTTGTTCTTGTAATTGTGCTCCCTCTTCTAGGATCACTCTTACTTCTCTGTGCATTCTTTGGAGCTCTTAAAGTTTGTcgacaaagaaaaagaaagaccACGGAGAATGTCGAGGATGCTGATTTGTTTTCCATAACCACCTATGATGGCAGAGCAATGTACCGAGAAATTATAAAAGCAACAGAAGAGTTTAGCGAAATATTCTGCATAGGGGAGGGAGGTTTTGGAAGTGTGTACAAAACAATTCTTCCACCTTCTAACTTAGTAGCTGTAAAGAGACTTCATCTGTTGCCCGAGAAGGTGTACTTCAACACTTTCTTGAACGAGATAAGAGCATTGACAAACATCAAGCATAGAAACATTGTGAAACTCTATGGTTTCTGCTCAAATTCCAAACACTCCTTTTTGGTCTATGAGTACCTTGAGCGAGGTagcttggccaaaatttttaGCGTGGATGAAGAAGCCAAGGAACTAGACTGGGAAAAGAGGGTGAACATCATCAAAGGCGTGGCTCATGCCCTATCTTACATGCATCATGATTGCACGCCTTCAATAGTTCATCGAGACATATCAAGTAACAATGTTTTGCTTGATTCAGAATATGAGGCTTGTCTTTCAGACTTCGGCACTGCTAAATTTCTCAGGAAGGACTCATCCAATTGGACTACTCTTGCTGGCACGCTTGGATATGTTGCACCAG AGCTTGCCTATACAATGAGAGTCACTGAAAAATGTGATGTCTATAGCTTTGGAATCTTGACATTGGAAACA
- the LOC113765443 gene encoding MDIS1-interacting receptor like kinase 2-like isoform X3, with the protein MLPNFITEVFVFMFILVLHTLAPSFPPKVCASAFAEEAAALLKWKASFANQNSSLLISWNIKPTKAKNSSSPCTWASVSCNIDGSVNRLNLTNSNVSTTLYDFPFSSLPNLEYVDLSMNELFGSIPAQIGNLSKLIYLDFSINQLSQEIPPEIGLLQNLQVLHLNENQLSGPIPEELSHLVYLTEVDLNTNHINGTIPSSLANLVNLTYLSLYGNLLSGSIPPEIGNLSNLVTAFLSSNLLTGSIPPDLGNLSKLETLFLFQNNLSGSIPVELGQLKSLQNLSLFGNNLIGTIPTSLGNLTNLTVLHLYDNQLSGSIPEELSNLELLTDLELDRNELNGSIPKSFGDLSNLEFLFLRENQLSGSIPEELGKLAKLAVMEMDTNQFSGHLPEHLCQNGTLQNFTVSNNKLIGPIPISLKNCSSLFRARFQGNRLTGNLSEMFGIYPNLNFMDLSNNEFYGGLSGNWGRCPNLAALLLADNHITANFLRGSIPENFGGFQQLFYLNLSNNNLSQQIPPQMGELTRLSILDLSHNYITGEIPSEFRSLQSLEILNLSHNYLSGFLPKALAELPGSLHINISFNNFEGPIPYGKAFKNITIEELRGNKGLCGNITGLQVCESPQLSRKHVNGKGFNLVLVIVLPLLGSLLLLCAFFGALKVCRQRKRKTTENVEDADLFSITTYDGRAMYREIIKATEEFSEIFCIGEGGFGSVYKTILPPSNLVAVKRLHLLPEKVYFNTFLNEIRALTNIKHRNIVKLYGFCSNSKHSFLVYEYLERGSLAKIFSVDEEAKELDWEKRVNIIKGVAHALSYMHHDCTPSIVHRDISSNNVLLDSEYEACLSDFGTAKFLRKDSSNWTTLAGTLGYVAPELAYTMRVTEKCDVYSFGILTLETIKGTHPGDIVANLMSSTPGNIELKDLLDQRLPHPTEETEKILISTIKLAKACLHVNPESRPTMHMISSLLSVGAPCRQQVGKY; encoded by the exons ATGCTTCCAAATTTCATTACAGAGGTTTTcgtttttatgtttattttagTGCTACATACACTAGCCCCATCATTTCCTCCCAAAGTTTGTGCATCAGCTTTTGCGGAAGAGGCTGCTGCCCTCTTAAAATGGAAAGCCAGTTTTGCCAACCAGAATAGTTCCCTCTTGATTTCATGGAATATTAAGCCTACCAAAGCCAAGAATTCTTCCAGCCCTTGCACTTGGGCTAGTGTTTCATGCAATATTGATGGAAGTGTCAACAGACTGAACCTCACAAATTCCAATGTCAGCACGACACTCTATGACTTCCCATTTTCATCCTTGCCAAACCTTGAATACGTTGATCTTTCCATGAATGAACTTTTTGGCAGCATACCGGCCCAGATTGGTAATCTTTCCAAGCTCATTTATCTCGATTTCTCGATCAATCAGCTGTCACAAGAAATCCCACCTGAAATTGGCTTGTTACAAAATCTTCAAGTCCTCCATCTGAACGAAAATCAATTGTCTGGTCCAATTCCTGAGGAATTGAGCCATTTAGTCTATCTTACTGAGGTTGATTTGAATACCAATCATATCAATGGCACAATTCCATCTTCCTTGGCAAATTTGGTTAACTTGACATACTTGTCTTTGTATGGAAACCTATTATCTGGTTCCATTCCTCCAGAAATAGGAAACTTATCCAATCTTGTCACTGCTTTTTTGAGCTCTAACCTTCTAACAGGTTCAATTCCACCTGATCTAGGTAACCTCAGTAAGTTGGAGACCTTGTTCCTTTTCCAAAACAATCTGTCCGGTTCCATTCCAGTTGAGTTAGGGCAGTTGAAATCACTTCAAAATTTGAGCTTGTTCGGAAATAATCTCATTGGCACAATTCCAACATCACTGGGTAATCTGACGAATTTGACTGTCCTCCATCTCTATGATAACCAACTCTCAGGCTCAATTCCTGAAGAGTTGAGCAACCTAGAGCTACTTACAGATTTGGAACTAGACAGGAATGAACTGAACGGTTCTATTCCTAAATCATTTGGTGATCTGAGCAACCTGGAATTTCTGTTTCTCCGTGAAAACCAGCTTTCTGGTTCCATTCCAGAGGAGCTAGGGAAGTTGGCAAAGTTGGCTGTGATGGAGATGGATACAAATCAATTCTCTGGTCATCTGCCGGAACATCTTTGCCAAAATGGAACACTTCAGAACTTCACGGTAAGCAACAACAAGCTGATAGGCCCAATCCCTATAAGCTTGAAAAATTGCTCAAGTTTATTTAGAGCTCGATTTCAGGGAAACCGGCTGACTGGGAATCTGTCAGAGATGTTTGGTATCTACCCGAACTTGAATTTCATGGATCTTAGCAACAATGAATTCTATGGCGGACTTTCTGGCAACTGGGGTAGATGCCCAAACTTGGCAGCTCTTTTGCTTGCCGACAATCACATCACAG CAAATTTCTTGCGTGGATCTATCCCAGAAAATTTTGGAGGTTTCCAGCAATTATTTTACCTGAATTTGAGCAACAACAACTTGAGTCAACAGATTCCACCTCAGATGGGTGAGTTAACTCGACTTTCTATCTTGGATCTGAGTCATAATTACATCACAGGAGAAATACCATCTGAATTCAGAAGTTTACAGAGTCTAGAGATATTGAATCTTTCCCATAATTACCTCTCTGGTTTCCTTCCAAAGGCTTTGGCAGAGCTGCCTGGTTCTTTGCATATTAACATATCTTTCAATAACTTTGAGGGTCCAATTCCTTACGGCAAAGCCTTTAAAAATATTACCATAGAAGAACTGAGGGGAAACAAAGGTTTGTGTGGCAATATTACTGGTTTACAAGTATGTGAAAGTCCTCAATTGAGTAGAAAGCATGTAAACGGTAAGGGGTTCAATCTTGTTCTTGTAATTGTGCTCCCTCTTCTAGGATCACTCTTACTTCTCTGTGCATTCTTTGGAGCTCTTAAAGTTTGTcgacaaagaaaaagaaagaccACGGAGAATGTCGAGGATGCTGATTTGTTTTCCATAACCACCTATGATGGCAGAGCAATGTACCGAGAAATTATAAAAGCAACAGAAGAGTTTAGCGAAATATTCTGCATAGGGGAGGGAGGTTTTGGAAGTGTGTACAAAACAATTCTTCCACCTTCTAACTTAGTAGCTGTAAAGAGACTTCATCTGTTGCCCGAGAAGGTGTACTTCAACACTTTCTTGAACGAGATAAGAGCATTGACAAACATCAAGCATAGAAACATTGTGAAACTCTATGGTTTCTGCTCAAATTCCAAACACTCCTTTTTGGTCTATGAGTACCTTGAGCGAGGTagcttggccaaaatttttaGCGTGGATGAAGAAGCCAAGGAACTAGACTGGGAAAAGAGGGTGAACATCATCAAAGGCGTGGCTCATGCCCTATCTTACATGCATCATGATTGCACGCCTTCAATAGTTCATCGAGACATATCAAGTAACAATGTTTTGCTTGATTCAGAATATGAGGCTTGTCTTTCAGACTTCGGCACTGCTAAATTTCTCAGGAAGGACTCATCCAATTGGACTACTCTTGCTGGCACGCTTGGATATGTTGCACCAG AGCTTGCCTATACAATGAGAGTCACTGAAAAATGTGATGTCTATAGCTTTGGAATCTTGACATTGGAAACA
- the LOC113765443 gene encoding MDIS1-interacting receptor like kinase 2-like isoform X1: MLPNFITEVFVFMFILVLHTLAPSFPPKVCASAFAEEAAALLKWKASFANQNSSLLISWNIKPTKAKNSSSPCTWASVSCNIDGSVNRLNLTNSNVSTTLYDFPFSSLPNLEYVDLSMNELFGSIPAQIGNLSKLIYLDFSINQLSQEIPPEIGLLQNLQVLHLNENQLSGPIPEELSHLVYLTEVDLNTNHINGTIPSSLANLVNLTYLSLYGNLLSGSIPPEIGNLSNLVTAFLSSNLLTGSIPPDLGNLSKLETLFLFQNNLSGSIPVELGQLKSLQNLSLFGNNLIGTIPTSLGNLTNLTVLHLYDNQLSGSIPEELSNLELLTDLELDRNELNGSIPKSFGDLSNLEFLFLRENQLSGSIPEELGKLAKLAVMEMDTNQFSGHLPEHLCQNGTLQNFTVSNNKLIGPIPISLKNCSSLFRARFQGNRLTGNLSEMFGIYPNLNFMDLSNNEFYGGLSGNWGRCPNLAALLLADNHITGQIPSELGNASQLHVLDLSSNDFTGEIPKQVMMLASMLNLYLQNNQLFGNIPEEVGQLKNLLYLDLSANFLRGSIPENFGGFQQLFYLNLSNNNLSQQIPPQMGELTRLSILDLSHNYITGEIPSEFRSLQSLEILNLSHNYLSGFLPKALAELPGSLHINISFNNFEGPIPYGKAFKNITIEELRGNKGLCGNITGLQVCESPQLSRKHVNGKGFNLVLVIVLPLLGSLLLLCAFFGALKVCRQRKRKTTENVEDADLFSITTYDGRAMYREIIKATEEFSEIFCIGEGGFGSVYKTILPPSNLVAVKRLHLLPEKVYFNTFLNEIRALTNIKHRNIVKLYGFCSNSKHSFLVYEYLERGSLAKIFSVDEEAKELDWEKRVNIIKGVAHALSYMHHDCTPSIVHRDISSNNVLLDSEYEACLSDFGTAKFLRKDSSNWTTLAGTLGYVAPELAYTMRVTEKCDVYSFGILTLETIKGTHPGDIVANLMSSTPGNIELKDLLDQRLPHPTEETEKILISTIKLAKACLHVNPESRPTMHMISSLLSVGAPCRQQVGKY, translated from the exons ATGCTTCCAAATTTCATTACAGAGGTTTTcgtttttatgtttattttagTGCTACATACACTAGCCCCATCATTTCCTCCCAAAGTTTGTGCATCAGCTTTTGCGGAAGAGGCTGCTGCCCTCTTAAAATGGAAAGCCAGTTTTGCCAACCAGAATAGTTCCCTCTTGATTTCATGGAATATTAAGCCTACCAAAGCCAAGAATTCTTCCAGCCCTTGCACTTGGGCTAGTGTTTCATGCAATATTGATGGAAGTGTCAACAGACTGAACCTCACAAATTCCAATGTCAGCACGACACTCTATGACTTCCCATTTTCATCCTTGCCAAACCTTGAATACGTTGATCTTTCCATGAATGAACTTTTTGGCAGCATACCGGCCCAGATTGGTAATCTTTCCAAGCTCATTTATCTCGATTTCTCGATCAATCAGCTGTCACAAGAAATCCCACCTGAAATTGGCTTGTTACAAAATCTTCAAGTCCTCCATCTGAACGAAAATCAATTGTCTGGTCCAATTCCTGAGGAATTGAGCCATTTAGTCTATCTTACTGAGGTTGATTTGAATACCAATCATATCAATGGCACAATTCCATCTTCCTTGGCAAATTTGGTTAACTTGACATACTTGTCTTTGTATGGAAACCTATTATCTGGTTCCATTCCTCCAGAAATAGGAAACTTATCCAATCTTGTCACTGCTTTTTTGAGCTCTAACCTTCTAACAGGTTCAATTCCACCTGATCTAGGTAACCTCAGTAAGTTGGAGACCTTGTTCCTTTTCCAAAACAATCTGTCCGGTTCCATTCCAGTTGAGTTAGGGCAGTTGAAATCACTTCAAAATTTGAGCTTGTTCGGAAATAATCTCATTGGCACAATTCCAACATCACTGGGTAATCTGACGAATTTGACTGTCCTCCATCTCTATGATAACCAACTCTCAGGCTCAATTCCTGAAGAGTTGAGCAACCTAGAGCTACTTACAGATTTGGAACTAGACAGGAATGAACTGAACGGTTCTATTCCTAAATCATTTGGTGATCTGAGCAACCTGGAATTTCTGTTTCTCCGTGAAAACCAGCTTTCTGGTTCCATTCCAGAGGAGCTAGGGAAGTTGGCAAAGTTGGCTGTGATGGAGATGGATACAAATCAATTCTCTGGTCATCTGCCGGAACATCTTTGCCAAAATGGAACACTTCAGAACTTCACGGTAAGCAACAACAAGCTGATAGGCCCAATCCCTATAAGCTTGAAAAATTGCTCAAGTTTATTTAGAGCTCGATTTCAGGGAAACCGGCTGACTGGGAATCTGTCAGAGATGTTTGGTATCTACCCGAACTTGAATTTCATGGATCTTAGCAACAATGAATTCTATGGCGGACTTTCTGGCAACTGGGGTAGATGCCCAAACTTGGCAGCTCTTTTGCTTGCCGACAATCACATCACAGGTCAGATCCCTTCAGAGCTGGGAAATGCATCTCAACTTCATGTACTTGATTTGTCTTCCAATGACTTTACTGGGGAAATTCCAAAGCAAGTTATGATGCTGGCTTCTATGCTCAATCTGTATCTACAAAATAACCAACTTTTTGGCAATATACCTGAAGAAGTAGGTCAGCTAAAAAATCTGCTTTATCTTGACCTGTCAGCAAATTTCTTGCGTGGATCTATCCCAGAAAATTTTGGAGGTTTCCAGCAATTATTTTACCTGAATTTGAGCAACAACAACTTGAGTCAACAGATTCCACCTCAGATGGGTGAGTTAACTCGACTTTCTATCTTGGATCTGAGTCATAATTACATCACAGGAGAAATACCATCTGAATTCAGAAGTTTACAGAGTCTAGAGATATTGAATCTTTCCCATAATTACCTCTCTGGTTTCCTTCCAAAGGCTTTGGCAGAGCTGCCTGGTTCTTTGCATATTAACATATCTTTCAATAACTTTGAGGGTCCAATTCCTTACGGCAAAGCCTTTAAAAATATTACCATAGAAGAACTGAGGGGAAACAAAGGTTTGTGTGGCAATATTACTGGTTTACAAGTATGTGAAAGTCCTCAATTGAGTAGAAAGCATGTAAACGGTAAGGGGTTCAATCTTGTTCTTGTAATTGTGCTCCCTCTTCTAGGATCACTCTTACTTCTCTGTGCATTCTTTGGAGCTCTTAAAGTTTGTcgacaaagaaaaagaaagaccACGGAGAATGTCGAGGATGCTGATTTGTTTTCCATAACCACCTATGATGGCAGAGCAATGTACCGAGAAATTATAAAAGCAACAGAAGAGTTTAGCGAAATATTCTGCATAGGGGAGGGAGGTTTTGGAAGTGTGTACAAAACAATTCTTCCACCTTCTAACTTAGTAGCTGTAAAGAGACTTCATCTGTTGCCCGAGAAGGTGTACTTCAACACTTTCTTGAACGAGATAAGAGCATTGACAAACATCAAGCATAGAAACATTGTGAAACTCTATGGTTTCTGCTCAAATTCCAAACACTCCTTTTTGGTCTATGAGTACCTTGAGCGAGGTagcttggccaaaatttttaGCGTGGATGAAGAAGCCAAGGAACTAGACTGGGAAAAGAGGGTGAACATCATCAAAGGCGTGGCTCATGCCCTATCTTACATGCATCATGATTGCACGCCTTCAATAGTTCATCGAGACATATCAAGTAACAATGTTTTGCTTGATTCAGAATATGAGGCTTGTCTTTCAGACTTCGGCACTGCTAAATTTCTCAGGAAGGACTCATCCAATTGGACTACTCTTGCTGGCACGCTTGGATATGTTGCACCAG AGCTTGCCTATACAATGAGAGTCACTGAAAAATGTGATGTCTATAGCTTTGGAATCTTGACATTGGAAACA